The following DNA comes from Cellulomonas soli.
GGGGTGCGTCCAGGTCAGCGGGACTAGCGCCACAAGCACGACCGCGGAGACCACCACTTCGACCGCGGGAGTCGTTCGCGTCACGACATCCGAGAGCGGCCCACCCAGCCACGCACCCGCCCCCTGCAACCCGATGACCCCAGCCACCGGTTGACGATCACCAACGGCGCCGAGCCGCGATCACGAGCCGGCTGTCGCGGAATGGAGCGAAGAGGGTCTCCACGGGCCGGACGGTATGCACCACCGGGGACACGCGAACGTGCAGGTCGCACTGCTTGTCCCGCATGGCCCGGGGCCGGGTGCCGCGCCTTCACCCAGACGAGTGACCGCTGGCCGACACCCGCGAGTTCGTCGCGAGGGCGTCGATCAGTGCAGCCATCGCCGGTCGGCCGCGGCTTCGGTCGGTGTCGCGGTAGGCGCCGATCATGCGCCGGTAGGTGGCTCAGGTGGCCTCGACCTGGACGTGATCCTCGACGGCGAACAGGCCCTGCGCGAATTCGCGACGCGCTCGATCCCACCACACGCACGTCCCACAAGGCCCACCCGACGGGTCAAGGGACGAATGTCCCTGTGGGGTTCAGAGGGCGGGTTAAATACTCCTGCCGAAGCCACAGCCGTGGCCTACCGGCCCTGAGTTCAGCGGCCGACAAAAGGGGGCAATCTCATGGCGAAGCCATGTCTTCTGGCTGCAGCAGCGTCGGTTGCGTCGCACGTGACGCCACCTGGAGAACACCTCGTCCCCGGTTGTCCCGAGGCCGTTCTCTAGGCCGGTTCAGCGGGACGGGCACGCCGCCCGTCACCAGAGTCAGGAGGCAAACCATGACACCCAAGGACCCGTTCGACCTCGACGTTCGCACCACCGAGCGGAGCCTGGCCGTCGAACCGCAGGGCTTCACGACGTTCGGAACGACTTGCTGGTCGTGCAGCGACACCTGCTACTCAGAGTGCTGCCCGACACCGTCGCTGGGCAAGTTCTGCTCGAACAGCTGCAGCTGTTGATCGACGCACTCGCAACCGGTGGGGGCGCTGTTGCAGGCGCCCCCACCGGGGTCATCACCATCGCCGACGGAGCAGCCCTACTCTCACGCAGCCTGTGCGCCGAGGTGGATGCAGGAACGTTGCGCTGCTCCCCGGCGCCTGACCTGGCCTCAGGTGCCGCGGGTGTTGCATGGGTGCTCGCGCGGCGGGCGAGACTACAGGGAGACGACGCCGCCCTTAGGTGCGCCGTCGAACTGATGGGCCGCGGTGCGCGTCAGTCGCAACTCCATCCCTTCTCAAGCGTCGGCCTGTTCGAGGGGTTGGGCGGCTTCGTCCTCGCCCTCGACGAGGTGGCCGCCGTCGAGCCCCGCTACCTGCCGGCGCTTCACCGTCTGGTGGAGGACCTCGCCGACCGCACGCACCGCCTCGCGTATGGCGTGCAAATCAGCGACCCAGCCATGGATACCTACGACGTCATACGCGGCGCCGCTGGGCAACTCCTTGCGATCCTGGCACTCATTCAGAGTCCCCGGCTGACAGACGAGCGGGACATGCTGATCGCGCTCGGGCGCCAACGTACGAAGTACCTTGTGGAGATCGTGCGATCACCCCGGGGACCGCATCTGGGCTTCTATGTCGCACCGGAGTTCTACCCGCCTCACGAGGGTGGCTTCTGGTCGCGATATCCGGGCGGCCAGTACAATCTCGGCCTCGCCCACGGCGTCCCTGGAATTCTCGCGGTCCTCGGCGCGGCAAGTTCGGCGGGCATAGTCGTGCCGGACCTCGACGCTTCGCTTCATTCATTGTGCGAGCGCCTGTCGGTGTGGAGTTTCGAGGACGAGTACGGCGCGGACTGGCCTTCGGGGATCGATCCTCAGCACGCCGTCGGATCAAGGACCGATGCCGCGCGAACTGCGTGGTGCTACGGCACTCCGGGAGTGTCGGCGGCTCTCGGGATGGCTGCATCCGCGCTGGGAAGCAGCAGCGTGAGCACACTCGCGGAGTCCGCCCGCACGGCTGCACTCGCTCGCGTGCGCGCGGGCCACGTCGACAACGCAGCGATCTGCCACGGCCTCGCCGGGGTTCTCGCCTGTCTTGACGTCACACCGGACGAGGCCCCGGACCTCGTTGGAGCTCTCCTGAGCGCGATCGACCCGGATCAACATGGATTGATGCGGGGAGCACTCGAAGAGTGCACCGCCGACACGTCCGGGCTACTCAATGGGACGGCCGGCGTCCTCGCTGCACTCGACTCTTTCCAGACGCCCGACGATGCTGGCCTGCAGACCATCCTCGGCGGCAGGCGGCGTTCGTGAGCGCCGACACGTGGTCCCCGACGTCTCAGGTCTCCATCCGTTGGACGACTGGGGCGTGGCAGAGTTGGGCGGAGTCCTATGGCGACCTAACGGAAGAAGTCGTCCTAGATCCGACCGGGCTGGATGACGCCGTCGCCGCGTGCCGTCGGCCGCGAGCCTCCCTCGCCGGAGGACTCCCCGGCTGGTTGTGGGCCTACGCCTGCGCACGAGGTGTCGCACCGGGCGCCGACTTCGCACGGACCGAGGAGACCCTCGCGCGCATCATCACGCGCGTGGCGCCCTCCGACCACGCGCCCGCCCAGTCGGCCGTCGGGCTGTTCCGGGGGTCGGGCGGTTTGCTCTGGGCCACCGATGCCTGCGCCCGACGGGCACCGGCATTCGCACCGACCCACCGCCAGCTAGTCGAAGGCTGGATGGCCGGTGCCCGACGGGTCTTGGACCGACTGGACGCCCATGACCCGCAGGTACCCATTCCCGCAAGCCTCCTCGATGTCACCGACGGCCTTGCGGGGGTAGTGCGCACGCTCGTGCTGCTCGCCACCTCGCCGATCGACTCTGGCCCAGATCCGCGGCCGCTCATCGCCCGAGCGAGCGCGATCCTGTGCCAGCTTTCAGACTCCATCGAGCTTGTCAAGAAGGACCCCAAGGCGCTCGGGGCAGCTCACGGTCTTCCTGGAATCGCCGCGGCGCTGGCGGTGGCTATCCAGCACGACGAGGCCGCGGCCGGTGCTCGTGACGTGCTCGCCAACCTGGTGCGAGCCGTCGACGAGAGCCGGGCACACGTACCTCCGCTGCGTCCGTCGTGGTG
Coding sequences within:
- a CDS encoding lanthionine synthetase C family protein; amino-acid sequence: MQRHLLLRVLPDTVAGQVLLEQLQLLIDALATGGGAVAGAPTGVITIADGAALLSRSLCAEVDAGTLRCSPAPDLASGAAGVAWVLARRARLQGDDAALRCAVELMGRGARQSQLHPFSSVGLFEGLGGFVLALDEVAAVEPRYLPALHRLVEDLADRTHRLAYGVQISDPAMDTYDVIRGAAGQLLAILALIQSPRLTDERDMLIALGRQRTKYLVEIVRSPRGPHLGFYVAPEFYPPHEGGFWSRYPGGQYNLGLAHGVPGILAVLGAASSAGIVVPDLDASLHSLCERLSVWSFEDEYGADWPSGIDPQHAVGSRTDAARTAWCYGTPGVSAALGMAASALGSSSVSTLAESARTAALARVRAGHVDNAAICHGLAGVLACLDVTPDEAPDLVGALLSAIDPDQHGLMRGALEECTADTSGLLNGTAGVLAALDSFQTPDDAGLQTILGGRRRS
- a CDS encoding lanthionine synthetase LanC family protein codes for the protein MSADTWSPTSQVSIRWTTGAWQSWAESYGDLTEEVVLDPTGLDDAVAACRRPRASLAGGLPGWLWAYACARGVAPGADFARTEETLARIITRVAPSDHAPAQSAVGLFRGSGGLLWATDACARRAPAFAPTHRQLVEGWMAGARRVLDRLDAHDPQVPIPASLLDVTDGLAGVVRTLVLLATSPIDSGPDPRPLIARASAILCQLSDSIELVKKDPKALGAAHGLPGIAAALAVAIQHDEAAAGARDVLANLVRAVDESRAHVPPLRPSWCSGEDGTAANLGLARSVLDGYGLADVALPGEATAGQAPLSGPGLCHGAAGILLIRDRLGTRVPASVAESVDAALERGARGALTVDRGGTDVWSLLDLLDGAAGFTLCGLELAGARTGLSIFLGLPDVGAAVPKASTEARA